The Alphaproteobacteria bacterium genome contains a region encoding:
- a CDS encoding IlvD/Edd family dehydratase, with product MPSGLRKGLTSYGDPGFSLFLRKAFIKAKGFSDDALDRPIIGITDTYSDFNPCHGNVPQLIEAVKRGVMLAGGLPMEFPTISIHESFSAPTSMYMRNLMSIDTEEMVRAQPMDAVVLIAGCDKTLPAQIMGAVSADKPAIVVPTGPMVVGHYKGEVLGACTDCRRLWAQHRAGTMDEAEIETVSGRLAPSVGTCMVMGTASTMACVIEALGFSLPYAAAVPAVHAERVRIAEASGKRAVEMALKGSPRPTELFTERSLRNALIVLQAIGGSTNGIVHLAAMAGRAGIKLDLDAFDALSKQVPVLIDLKPSGDHYMEHFHHAGGVPRLMQELSDVLDLDAPSVFGTLHDHVKVAEQVPGQTVIRSRQNPINAQGAMCVLRGNLAPRGAVIKQSAATPKLMTHEGRAVVFDNIEDMTLRMDDPALDVSADDVLVLRNAGPKGAPGMPEAGYLPIPKKLAAAGVKDMVRISDARMSGTAFGTIVLHITPESADGGPLGLVKTGDRIRLDVPKRSIELLVSDDELKKRRAAYNGPPPHEGSDRGYSWLFQSHVTQADEGCDFDFCKAGFKA from the coding sequence ATGCCCTCCGGCCTCCGCAAAGGTCTCACCTCCTACGGCGATCCCGGCTTTTCGCTGTTCCTGCGCAAGGCCTTCATCAAGGCCAAGGGCTTTTCCGACGACGCGCTCGACCGGCCGATCATCGGCATCACCGACACGTACTCGGACTTCAACCCCTGCCACGGCAACGTGCCCCAGCTGATCGAGGCGGTGAAGCGCGGCGTGATGCTGGCCGGCGGGCTGCCGATGGAATTCCCCACCATCTCGATCCACGAGAGCTTCTCGGCGCCGACTTCGATGTACATGCGCAACCTGATGTCGATCGACACCGAGGAGATGGTGCGGGCGCAGCCGATGGACGCCGTGGTGCTGATCGCGGGCTGCGACAAGACGCTGCCCGCGCAGATCATGGGCGCGGTCTCGGCCGACAAGCCCGCCATCGTGGTGCCGACCGGCCCGATGGTGGTCGGCCACTACAAGGGCGAGGTGCTCGGCGCCTGCACGGATTGCCGGCGGCTGTGGGCGCAGCATCGCGCCGGGACGATGGACGAGGCCGAGATCGAGACGGTGAGCGGGCGGCTCGCGCCCTCGGTCGGCACCTGCATGGTGATGGGCACGGCAAGCACGATGGCCTGCGTGATCGAGGCGCTCGGGTTCTCGTTGCCCTATGCGGCTGCGGTGCCGGCCGTGCATGCGGAGCGCGTGCGCATCGCGGAGGCGAGCGGCAAGCGCGCGGTGGAGATGGCCCTGAAGGGTTCGCCGCGCCCGACCGAGCTGTTCACCGAGCGGAGCTTGCGCAACGCGCTGATCGTGCTGCAGGCGATCGGCGGCTCCACGAATGGCATCGTGCACCTCGCCGCGATGGCGGGGCGCGCCGGCATCAAACTCGACCTCGACGCGTTCGATGCGCTGTCGAAACAGGTGCCGGTGCTGATCGACCTGAAGCCCTCGGGCGATCACTACATGGAGCACTTCCATCACGCCGGCGGCGTGCCGCGGCTGATGCAGGAATTGTCCGACGTCCTCGATCTCGATGCGCCGAGTGTTTTCGGCACGCTGCACGACCACGTGAAGGTGGCCGAGCAGGTGCCCGGACAGACCGTGATCCGCTCGCGGCAAAATCCGATCAACGCGCAGGGCGCAATGTGTGTGTTGCGCGGCAACCTCGCGCCGCGCGGAGCCGTGATCAAGCAGTCGGCCGCGACGCCCAAGCTGATGACGCACGAGGGCCGCGCGGTGGTCTTCGATAACATCGAAGACATGACGCTGCGCATGGACGATCCCGCGCTGGACGTTTCCGCCGACGACGTGCTGGTCCTGCGCAACGCCGGGCCGAAGGGCGCGCCCGGCATGCCGGAGGCGGGCTACCTGCCGATCCCGAAGAAGCTCGCGGCGGCGGGCGTCAAGGACATGGTGCGCATCTCCGACGCGCGCATGAGCGGCACCGCGTTCGGCACTATCGTACTGCACATCACGCCGGAGTCGGCGGACGGCGGGCCGCTCGGCCTGGTCAAGACCGGCGACCGCATCCGCCTGGACGTGCCGAAGCGGAGCATCGAGCTGCTGGTCAGCGATGATGAACTGAAGAAACGGCGCGCCGCCTACAATGGCCCGCCACCACACGAGGGAAGCGACCGCGGCTATTCCTGGCTGTTCCAGAGCCACGTGACGCAGGCCGACGAAGGCTGCGATTTCGATTTCTGCAAGGCGGGGTTCAAGGCGTGA
- a CDS encoding ABC-F family ATP-binding cassette domain-containing protein — protein sequence MIRLDNISKQNGPQIVFIEASAALQRGEKVGLVGPNGSGKTTLFRLIIGEEAPDEGQVAVDRGVTIGYFSQDVGEMAGRSAVAEVIAGAGAVATVAAELHALEAAMADPDRAGEMDAIIAQYGEVQHRFEELDGYALEGRAREVLAGLSFSQEMMDGDVGALSGGWKMRVALARILLMRPDVMLLDEPSNHLDLESLIWLEQFLKGYEGALMMTSHDREFMNRIVTKVVEIDGGALTAYSGDYEFYEQQRALAEKQQQAQFERQQAMLAKEIKFIETFKARASHAAQVQSRVKKLDKIERVEPPKRRQSVSFDFPPAPRSGEDVVNLKNVHKGYGSRTIYDGLDFMVRRKERWCVMGVNGAGKSTLLKLVAGSTEPDGGTVAVGGSVKMGYFAQHAMDLLDGERTVFEELEDTFPQAGQGSLRTLAGCFGFSGDDIEKKCRVLSGGEKARLVMAKMLYDPPNFLVLDEPTNHLDMATKEMLIAALSDYEGTMLFVSHDRHFLAALSNRVLELTPEGIHQYGGGYTEYVARTGHEAPGLRS from the coding sequence ATGATTCGTCTCGACAACATCAGCAAGCAAAACGGCCCCCAGATTGTCTTCATCGAGGCGTCCGCGGCGCTGCAGAGGGGAGAGAAGGTCGGCCTCGTCGGCCCCAACGGCTCGGGCAAGACGACGCTGTTCCGGCTGATCATCGGCGAAGAGGCGCCCGACGAAGGCCAGGTGGCGGTCGATCGCGGCGTGACCATCGGCTACTTCAGCCAGGACGTCGGCGAGATGGCGGGCCGCAGCGCAGTCGCCGAGGTGATCGCAGGCGCGGGTGCCGTGGCCACAGTCGCGGCCGAGCTGCACGCGCTCGAAGCCGCGATGGCGGACCCGGATCGCGCCGGCGAGATGGACGCGATCATCGCGCAGTACGGCGAGGTGCAGCATCGCTTCGAGGAGCTCGACGGCTACGCGCTCGAAGGGCGCGCGCGCGAGGTGCTCGCCGGGCTCTCGTTCAGCCAGGAGATGATGGACGGCGATGTCGGCGCGCTGTCGGGCGGCTGGAAGATGCGCGTCGCGCTCGCGCGCATCCTGCTGATGCGCCCCGACGTGATGCTGCTCGACGAGCCGAGCAACCATCTCGATCTCGAGAGCCTGATCTGGCTGGAACAGTTCCTCAAAGGCTACGAGGGCGCGCTGATGATGACCTCGCACGACCGCGAGTTCATGAACCGCATCGTCACCAAGGTGGTGGAGATCGACGGCGGCGCGCTCACCGCCTACTCGGGCGATTATGAATTCTACGAGCAGCAGCGCGCGCTCGCCGAGAAGCAACAGCAGGCCCAGTTCGAACGCCAGCAGGCGATGCTCGCCAAGGAAATCAAGTTCATCGAGACCTTCAAGGCGCGCGCATCGCACGCCGCGCAGGTGCAGAGCCGGGTGAAGAAACTCGACAAGATCGAGCGCGTCGAGCCGCCGAAGCGCCGCCAGAGCGTATCGTTCGACTTTCCGCCGGCACCGCGTTCCGGCGAGGACGTCGTGAATCTCAAGAACGTGCACAAGGGCTACGGCAGCCGCACCATCTATGACGGGCTCGACTTCATGGTGCGCCGCAAGGAGCGCTGGTGCGTGATGGGCGTCAACGGCGCGGGCAAGTCCACGCTGCTCAAGCTGGTCGCGGGCTCAACCGAGCCGGACGGCGGAACGGTGGCGGTCGGCGGCAGCGTGAAGATGGGCTACTTCGCGCAGCACGCCATGGACCTGCTCGATGGCGAGCGCACCGTTTTCGAGGAACTGGAGGATACGTTTCCGCAAGCCGGGCAAGGCTCGCTGCGCACGCTCGCCGGCTGCTTCGGGTTCTCGGGTGACGATATCGAGAAGAAATGCCGCGTGCTCTCGGGCGGCGAGAAGGCACGCCTCGTGATGGCGAAGATGCTCTACGATCCGCCGAACTTCCTCGTGCTGGACGAGCCGACGAACCATCTCGACATGGCCACCAAGGAGATGCTGATCGCGGCGCTGTCGGACTACGAGGGCACCATGCTGTTCGTCTCGCACGACCGGCATTTTCTCGCCGCGCTGTCCAACCGCGTGCTGGAGCTCACCCCGGAGGGAATTCACCAATACGGCGGCGGCTACACGGAGTACGTGGCGCGCACCGGCCACGAGGCGCCGGGGCTAAGGAGCTAA
- a CDS encoding type II toxin-antitoxin system PemK/MazF family toxin codes for MKRGEVWTAAASGYVGKPRPVIIVQDDGFSETDSITVCPATSDPGPMPLFRVEVEPNAQNGLVQVSRLMADKLLTVPRGRLGRRIGRLDDATMLRLDRAITVFLGLAS; via the coding sequence GTGAAGCGCGGCGAGGTGTGGACTGCCGCGGCGAGTGGCTACGTCGGGAAGCCGCGACCGGTCATCATCGTGCAAGATGACGGTTTCAGTGAAACGGACTCGATTACCGTTTGTCCGGCCACCAGTGATCCGGGTCCCATGCCTCTGTTCCGCGTCGAGGTTGAACCGAACGCTCAGAATGGGCTTGTGCAAGTGTCCCGATTGATGGCTGACAAGCTTTTGACAGTGCCAAGAGGCAGGTTGGGCCGGCGCATCGGGCGCCTTGACGATGCAACGATGCTCCGTCTCGACCGCGCGATTACGGTCTTCCTCGGCCTGGCCTCATAG
- a CDS encoding antitoxin MazE family protein produces MATASKRTAATKRKANRAKVSAHRARMRAQGMRLLQIWVPDTRSPEFAKEARRQSRMAARSRYAKDDQAFVDSLSSWFWEGE; encoded by the coding sequence GTGGCCACGGCTTCGAAGCGCACCGCCGCCACCAAGCGTAAGGCGAACCGGGCGAAGGTTTCCGCGCATCGGGCGCGGATGCGCGCACAAGGGATGCGGCTGCTGCAAATCTGGGTGCCCGATACGCGCTCGCCCGAGTTTGCGAAGGAAGCCCGGCGGCAATCCCGCATGGCCGCGCGCAGCCGGTATGCAAAGGACGACCAGGCATTCGTCGATTCGCTTTCTTCCTGGTTTTGGGAGGGCGAGTGA